The proteins below are encoded in one region of Brevundimonas fontaquae:
- a CDS encoding ATP-dependent helicase, whose protein sequence is MTYTHRAADEIYDRIEALGVDTDQLWIGTIHSFCLDWILRPYGIYHPALQHGFRVIDAHETERRLAEHCQASQHRVSPFHCAYNYTSRGPELRGIDAGFQPAVMEVLGWYWEDLHANRQIDFEMILRFAHELISTVPSIAILLSQMFRFVLIDEYQDTKEIQYDIVAHIMRAGVGRTNAFVVGDANQAIFGSLGGYAIAQAQFAADCGAPFTAKSLSVNYRSSERIVGYFSNYHVMPAAISAEGKDRLFPSKITYDHVTEARDLEDALIGLLRYNIETAGIAPREICIVGPQWIPLAVVTRRLVAALPEYSFDGPGIAPFARNIDNFFYKLARLALTEPSPQLYVRRLRWAGEVIAEMEHAGVSVKNISRKSLLRTCNSIEIGEDDGLTYLDLFFDELFFQLGLELADYPNLAEHREMFVGDSQKRIESLERGGLQGITDIAMFRRVFASRSGITISTIHQVKGAEFDAVISFALLQGMVPNSNDAHVDSANKLLYVICSRARKNLHLISETGRVNWRGDPYNPTDVLAAYPFAYDPIPDEEA, encoded by the coding sequence ATCACCTACACCCACCGCGCAGCGGACGAGATCTACGACCGCATCGAGGCGCTCGGTGTCGATACCGACCAGCTTTGGATCGGGACCATTCACAGCTTCTGTCTCGACTGGATTCTTCGCCCTTACGGCATCTACCACCCGGCTCTACAGCATGGGTTCAGAGTGATTGACGCGCACGAGACCGAGCGCCGTCTGGCCGAGCATTGCCAAGCGTCACAACACCGCGTCAGCCCCTTTCATTGTGCCTACAACTACACGAGCCGGGGCCCCGAACTGCGCGGCATCGATGCCGGCTTTCAGCCCGCCGTCATGGAGGTGCTTGGCTGGTACTGGGAGGACCTGCACGCGAACCGGCAGATCGACTTCGAGATGATCCTGCGCTTTGCGCACGAGCTCATCTCGACCGTGCCGTCGATCGCCATCCTGCTTAGCCAGATGTTCCGCTTCGTCCTCATCGACGAGTACCAAGACACCAAAGAAATCCAGTACGACATCGTCGCCCACATCATGAGGGCCGGGGTTGGCCGGACCAACGCCTTCGTCGTCGGCGACGCGAACCAAGCCATTTTCGGCTCGCTTGGAGGTTACGCCATCGCCCAGGCGCAGTTTGCGGCGGATTGCGGCGCGCCGTTCACAGCCAAGAGCCTGTCGGTAAACTACCGGTCGTCCGAGCGCATCGTTGGCTATTTCAGCAACTACCATGTGATGCCGGCTGCAATCAGCGCCGAGGGGAAGGATCGGCTGTTTCCCAGCAAGATTACCTATGATCACGTGACCGAGGCTCGTGACCTTGAAGACGCCCTGATTGGGCTGCTGCGCTACAACATAGAAACCGCCGGGATCGCCCCCCGCGAAATCTGCATAGTCGGCCCGCAGTGGATACCTCTCGCGGTCGTCACCCGCCGACTTGTTGCAGCCCTGCCCGAATACAGCTTCGACGGGCCGGGGATCGCCCCGTTCGCTCGAAATATCGACAACTTCTTCTACAAGCTCGCGCGTCTCGCGCTGACTGAGCCGTCCCCCCAGTTGTATGTCCGCCGTTTGCGCTGGGCAGGGGAAGTGATCGCCGAGATGGAGCATGCCGGCGTCAGCGTGAAAAACATCTCGCGCAAGAGCCTGTTGCGCACCTGCAACTCCATCGAGATCGGTGAGGATGATGGCCTCACTTACCTCGACCTGTTTTTCGATGAGCTGTTCTTCCAGCTTGGTCTTGAACTGGCCGACTACCCCAACCTTGCCGAGCACCGGGAGATGTTTGTTGGGGACTCGCAAAAGCGGATCGAGAGCCTTGAGCGCGGCGGTCTCCAAGGCATCACCGACATCGCCATGTTCCGCCGGGTGTTCGCCAGCCGGTCGGGCATCACCATCTCTACCATCCATCAAGTGAAGGGCGCGGAGTTCGACGCCGTGATCTCCTTCGCCCTGCTGCAGGGCATGGTGCCGAACTCCAACGATGCGCATGTCGATAGCGCCAATAAGCTGCTCTACGTCATTTGCTCAAGGGCGCGCAAAAACCTTCATCTCATCTCCGAGACTGGGCGGGTGAATTGGCGCGGCGACCCCTACAACCCCACCGACGTGCTGGCCGCTTACCCGTTCGCCTACGACCCCATTCCGGACGAAGAGGCGTGA
- a CDS encoding ATP-dependent nuclease: MHISSLRLVNYRNFAAANVHFKKGINTVIGENGTGKTNLFRAMRLLLDDDMLRMARRLDQSDFHRGLGEWRGHWIVIGLEFEEVSQDEAVQALFLHGTGNVEEEEVGRATYSLIFRPNTAIRLRLSQLDEGDHEGLAQLRRTITLDDYDAMFTGKSTADLTDPEQYRAIVGDFEAVRFPTEMEPPEIGARAPKILSIEKEVSFTFIQALRDVVTDFQNNRTNPLLTLLRSKSGQIDQAALEPITAMVGDLNTAIERLDDVGTIRGDIRQTIRDAAGETYSPADLWVRSGVPNDAEKLFQSLRLFVGENHDGHEGAIHELSLGGANLIYLTLKLLHFRYQKEKQVCANFLVIEEPEAHIHTHIQKTLFDRLKYPDTQVIYSTHSSHISEVSNVENVNVLGRMEGRCEAYQPAANLPPDEVRGLQRYMDAVRSNLLFAKSVVMVEGDAEEILLPALVKEVLGVSLDELGISLINIGSTGFENVAVVFHEERLKKRCAIITDLDAAFIDTVANPLDDEPTKKAKDKARRSHEAGQGRKIRLDGFAAGNPWVTVHYAPHTFEVDFIAAGNHRPVVAALPDVYSDPGTIAAATEDLQSGNLTHYGRRVLAVAKYAGKGWFAIQVAKKIDANTALPDYVAEALFTAHRPTPAIVASIMRYRLDLLQKSDLVDPQAVAVMRDHVGRYSDGELDLPALLGEMNAAFPADQIGRVLNHAT; the protein is encoded by the coding sequence ATGCACATTTCTAGCCTTAGGCTCGTCAACTACCGCAACTTCGCGGCAGCAAACGTCCACTTCAAGAAGGGCATCAACACAGTCATCGGAGAGAACGGAACGGGCAAAACGAACCTGTTTCGCGCCATGCGGCTGCTGCTGGACGACGACATGCTGCGCATGGCGCGCCGCCTCGATCAAAGCGACTTCCACCGTGGCTTGGGAGAGTGGCGCGGCCATTGGATCGTCATTGGGCTGGAGTTCGAGGAGGTGTCTCAGGACGAGGCCGTCCAGGCGCTCTTCCTGCACGGCACCGGCAACGTCGAGGAAGAGGAGGTAGGGCGTGCGACTTACAGCCTCATTTTCCGGCCCAACACGGCCATTCGGCTGCGTCTGTCGCAGCTCGACGAAGGCGACCATGAAGGCCTCGCCCAGCTCCGCCGCACCATCACGCTGGACGACTACGACGCGATGTTCACCGGCAAGAGCACGGCCGATCTGACCGATCCCGAACAGTACCGGGCGATTGTTGGCGACTTCGAGGCGGTGCGGTTTCCAACCGAGATGGAGCCGCCGGAAATCGGCGCACGGGCACCCAAAATCCTCTCCATTGAGAAAGAGGTGTCTTTCACCTTCATACAGGCCCTGCGGGACGTCGTTACCGATTTTCAGAACAACCGCACGAACCCGCTGCTGACCCTTCTGCGCAGCAAGAGCGGCCAGATTGATCAGGCCGCTCTCGAGCCGATTACGGCGATGGTCGGTGATCTGAACACGGCCATTGAACGCCTCGATGATGTGGGCACGATCCGGGGCGATATTCGCCAGACGATCCGGGACGCGGCGGGGGAGACTTACTCCCCCGCCGACCTCTGGGTTCGTTCAGGCGTCCCCAACGACGCAGAGAAGCTGTTTCAGTCGCTGCGGCTTTTCGTCGGGGAGAATCACGATGGCCATGAGGGGGCGATCCACGAGCTAAGCTTGGGTGGTGCCAATCTCATCTATCTGACGCTCAAGCTCCTGCACTTCCGCTACCAAAAGGAGAAGCAGGTCTGCGCCAACTTCCTCGTCATCGAGGAGCCGGAGGCGCATATCCACACCCACATCCAGAAGACGCTGTTCGACCGGCTGAAGTATCCGGACACCCAGGTCATTTACTCGACTCACTCCTCGCATATCTCCGAAGTGAGCAACGTCGAGAACGTCAACGTGCTCGGCCGCATGGAAGGCCGCTGTGAGGCCTATCAGCCAGCCGCGAATTTGCCGCCGGATGAGGTGCGCGGCTTGCAACGCTATATGGATGCCGTCCGCAGCAACCTGCTCTTCGCCAAGAGCGTCGTGATGGTCGAAGGCGACGCCGAGGAAATACTGCTGCCCGCTCTCGTGAAGGAGGTGCTGGGGGTGAGCCTCGACGAGCTGGGCATCAGCCTCATCAACATCGGCAGCACCGGCTTTGAGAACGTCGCGGTGGTCTTCCACGAAGAGCGCCTGAAGAAGCGCTGCGCCATCATCACCGATCTAGACGCCGCCTTCATCGATACGGTCGCCAACCCGCTTGACGACGAGCCAACGAAGAAGGCGAAGGACAAGGCGCGCCGCTCGCATGAAGCGGGTCAAGGCAGGAAGATCAGGCTCGACGGCTTCGCGGCCGGCAATCCTTGGGTCACTGTCCACTACGCCCCTCACACCTTTGAGGTCGATTTCATCGCGGCGGGCAATCACCGGCCCGTAGTCGCCGCTCTGCCCGATGTCTACAGCGATCCGGGGACCATCGCGGCTGCCACCGAAGATTTGCAGTCCGGCAACCTCACGCATTACGGGCGCCGGGTTCTGGCCGTGGCAAAGTATGCGGGCAAGGGCTGGTTCGCTATTCAGGTTGCCAAGAAAATCGACGCCAACACGGCCCTGCCGGACTATGTCGCCGAGGCCCTGTTCACCGCGCACCGCCCCACGCCGGCCATCGTCGCCAGCATCATGCGCTACCGCCTCGACCTTCTCCAGAAATCCGACTTGGTTGACCCGCAGGCGGTGGCCGTCATGCGCGATCATGTCGGGCGCTACAGCGACGGCGAGCTCGACCTTCCCGCTCTGCTTGGTGAAATGAACGCGGCTTTCCCCGCCGATCAGATTGGCAGGGTGTTGAACCACGCCACATGA
- a CDS encoding type II toxin-antitoxin system HipA family toxin — protein MALVRGVYVDAADDIDAVVMAHAVRIAAYLYPRAYLSGASALLLAPTADGRLFLSGRRNQRTRIRGLEIIQNQGPDAPSTVPAIVADTMGEIHMTASSPRQRFLEAFRIRSEHAGAIDPLMRRRMAERLIEEYGDARRAADAVWVLGRLIRWIREAEAAELFLDAAHPAQAPANAARVGLTVAWHGAPVGELTHDGVEWRWAATAEGQPPLVRPTRPGSLPPFIESLLPEGWLAEVLDARDEREALRTGRRYMSNIAIVADLAELAEVTPDVLQGRLAQHIDDGVLTGRYEGPTRRSLEESFQANLAKLFASRDTPRLSGIQIKAPMCLTTGGELIPATGAPFTHILKPAGTNGFEDLPIVEWMGLALARAAGFETPDAALVPMPDGMRPALVVERFDIRRTDNDARRYALEDFCSILELPPLRKYDGSIERMARGLRPLSTHPAQDLEILYRRAVFAWLIADGDMHLKNLALLKVADAGSDRFDEVRFAPVYDAVTTRIFPGLDNDQMALTLNGKRDRLTPDDFEALARTIDLPVARAAQLTADCARRTVEGLQALPVPERIAPGADRIRDRISEIVRQRAEPFV, from the coding sequence GTGGCCCTGGTCCGCGGCGTTTATGTGGACGCGGCCGACGACATCGACGCCGTGGTCATGGCGCACGCCGTGCGGATCGCCGCCTATCTCTATCCGCGCGCCTATCTGTCCGGCGCCTCGGCTCTCCTGCTGGCGCCCACGGCGGACGGCCGGCTATTTCTAAGCGGGCGTCGCAACCAGCGGACCCGCATCCGGGGCCTAGAGATCATTCAGAACCAGGGGCCGGACGCGCCCTCCACCGTGCCCGCCATCGTTGCTGACACGATGGGCGAAATCCATATGACCGCGTCATCGCCTCGCCAGCGTTTTCTGGAGGCCTTCCGCATCCGAAGCGAGCATGCCGGCGCGATCGACCCCCTCATGCGCCGCCGGATGGCGGAGCGTCTGATAGAAGAATACGGCGACGCGCGCCGGGCCGCCGACGCCGTGTGGGTGCTCGGGCGACTGATCCGGTGGATTCGAGAGGCCGAGGCCGCCGAGCTCTTCCTCGACGCGGCCCATCCCGCCCAGGCCCCGGCGAATGCGGCCCGGGTGGGTCTGACGGTCGCCTGGCATGGCGCGCCCGTCGGCGAACTGACCCATGACGGCGTGGAGTGGCGCTGGGCAGCCACCGCCGAGGGCCAGCCCCCCCTGGTGCGCCCGACCCGTCCCGGAAGCCTCCCCCCCTTCATCGAATCCCTATTGCCGGAGGGTTGGCTTGCCGAGGTTCTGGACGCGCGGGACGAGCGTGAAGCCTTGCGCACAGGCCGGCGCTACATGTCGAACATCGCCATCGTCGCCGACCTGGCCGAGCTGGCTGAAGTGACCCCGGACGTCCTTCAGGGCCGTCTGGCGCAGCATATCGACGACGGGGTCCTCACCGGCCGTTACGAGGGTCCGACACGTCGATCCCTCGAAGAGAGCTTCCAGGCCAATCTAGCCAAGCTGTTTGCCTCCCGCGACACGCCGCGTCTCTCCGGTATCCAGATCAAGGCGCCTATGTGCCTGACGACGGGCGGCGAGCTCATCCCGGCGACGGGGGCGCCCTTCACTCATATCCTGAAGCCGGCGGGCACCAACGGCTTCGAAGACCTGCCGATCGTCGAATGGATGGGGTTGGCGCTCGCTCGCGCCGCCGGTTTCGAAACGCCCGACGCCGCCCTTGTTCCCATGCCGGACGGCATGCGCCCGGCCCTTGTCGTCGAGCGTTTCGACATCCGCCGCACCGACAACGACGCACGCCGATACGCGCTGGAGGATTTCTGCTCGATCCTCGAACTGCCGCCCCTGCGCAAGTACGACGGCTCCATCGAACGCATGGCGCGTGGACTGCGCCCCCTGTCGACACACCCGGCGCAGGATCTGGAGATCCTGTACCGGCGGGCGGTTTTCGCCTGGCTCATTGCCGACGGAGACATGCACCTGAAGAACCTGGCCCTGCTGAAGGTCGCCGACGCCGGCAGCGACCGCTTCGACGAGGTGCGCTTCGCCCCGGTCTATGACGCCGTCACCACGCGGATATTCCCCGGCCTGGACAACGATCAGATGGCTCTGACCCTCAACGGCAAACGAGACCGGCTGACACCCGACGATTTCGAGGCGCTCGCCCGCACCATCGACCTCCCGGTCGCTCGAGCCGCGCAACTGACTGCCGACTGCGCCCGGCGCACCGTGGAGGGGCTGCAAGCCCTGCCGGTGCCGGAACGGATCGCCCCCGGCGCCGATCGTATCCGAGACCGGATCTCCGAAATCGTCCGCCAGCGCGCGGAGCCTTTTGTTTAG